Proteins from a genomic interval of Methanobrevibacter sp. TMH8:
- a CDS encoding KTSC domain-containing protein codes for MNRDNVVSSNINSIGYDSATKTLEIEFHSGGTYQYYDVPESEYNGLMAASSHGSYFHANIKNRYTYKKI; via the coding sequence ATGAATAGAGATAATGTTGTTTCAAGTAATATAAATTCTATTGGCTATGATTCTGCAACAAAAACATTGGAAATTGAATTCCATAGTGGAGGAACATACCAATACTATGATGTTCCTGAAAGTGAATATAATGGATTAATGGCTGCTAGTTCTCATGGCAGTTATTTTCATGCCAATATTAAAAATAGATATACTTATAAAAAAATTTAA
- a CDS encoding Dam family site-specific DNA-(adenine-N6)-methyltransferase, with product MNLIKSCINYTGGKYKLLNQILPLFPKNINKFIDLFCGGCNVSLNVNANQIYCNDIEKEIINLFQFIKDTEINTILDKINDIIEYYELSNTFLNGYNFYKCDSNYGLSKYNKNNYIKLRDDFNKKNFLKSSDRSLYFFILVTYSFNNQIRFNKKNYFNVPVGKRDFNKNSKNNLIKFASCIKEKNFNFKSSDFKKFNLNDIGENDFLYLDPPYLITLASYNEQDGWLKKNEKDLLDLLDWIDSNNIRFALSNVLESKGKTNELLIDWSKNYNVNYLNHNYSNSNYQIKKNNKTVEVLICNY from the coding sequence ATGAATCTAATTAAGTCTTGTATTAATTATACTGGTGGAAAATATAAATTATTAAATCAAATATTACCTCTTTTTCCTAAAAATATTAATAAATTCATTGATTTATTTTGTGGAGGATGTAATGTATCTTTAAATGTTAATGCAAATCAAATTTATTGTAATGACATAGAAAAAGAAATTATAAATTTATTTCAATTTATTAAAGATACTGAGATTAATACTATTTTAGATAAAATAAATGATATCATTGAGTATTATGAATTATCCAACACATTTTTAAATGGATATAATTTTTATAAATGTGATTCAAATTATGGACTTAGTAAATACAATAAAAATAATTATATCAAACTAAGAGATGATTTTAATAAGAAAAATTTTTTAAAAAGCTCAGACAGGTCTTTATATTTTTTTATATTGGTCACTTATTCTTTCAACAATCAAATTAGATTTAATAAGAAAAACTATTTTAATGTCCCTGTTGGCAAAAGAGATTTTAATAAAAATTCTAAGAATAATTTAATTAAATTCGCTTCTTGTATTAAAGAAAAAAATTTTAATTTTAAAAGTTCTGATTTTAAAAAGTTTAATTTAAATGATATTGGTGAAAATGATTTTTTATATTTAGATCCTCCTTATTTAATTACATTAGCTTCATATAATGAGCAAGATGGTTGGTTAAAAAAGAATGAAAAAGATTTATTAGATTTATTAGATTGGATTGATTCTAATAACATACGATTCGCGCTTTCAAATGTTTTAGAAAGTAAAGGAAAAACTAATGAACTTTTAATTGATTGGTCTAAAAATTACAATGTTAATTATTTAAATCACAACTATTCTAATTCAAATTATCAAATAAAAAAAAATAACAAAACAGTAGAAGTTTTAATATGCAATTATTAG
- a CDS encoding DNA adenine methylase, with translation MLSQTQTKLRINKNDIISPIDVNSNIKITNFESERHDFNYNADVSQNRFYIHNRRYLGSKYKLLNFIHWVTFNIPSKIETVADIFAGTGIIADYFNNDNKKIIVNDILKSNYIVYNTFFSNDYFDLDKIKNFINDFNNMEIEETNYFSENFGNSFFTEKNAMKIGNIREQIEELDDLNFREKCILITSLLYATDKVANTCGHYDAYRRSLDMDKDVKLMFPCIKKNNKSNEIYNMDSNELVKSISADLVYIDPPYNSRQYGDTYHLLENLADWKKPEVVGIAKKMKDRSKTKSKYCTVKAVSAFEELIKKIDSKYILVSYSNMAQKGVGRSNAKISYNELLEILQTKGDVEIFACNYKAYTTGKSDISDHKELLYLCNVY, from the coding sequence ATGTTGAGCCAAACGCAAACTAAATTACGAATAAATAAAAATGATATCATATCTCCAATTGATGTAAATAGTAATATTAAAATTACTAATTTTGAAAGTGAAAGGCATGATTTTAATTATAATGCTGATGTTTCACAAAATCGATTTTATATACATAATAGGCGATATTTAGGTAGCAAATATAAATTATTGAATTTTATTCATTGGGTTACTTTTAATATTCCTTCAAAAATTGAAACAGTTGCTGATATTTTTGCAGGCACGGGAATAATAGCAGATTATTTTAACAATGATAATAAAAAAATAATTGTTAATGATATTTTAAAATCAAATTATATAGTTTATAATACATTTTTTTCTAATGATTATTTTGATTTGGATAAAATAAAAAATTTTATAAATGATTTTAATAATATGGAGATAGAAGAAACAAATTATTTTTCAGAAAATTTTGGAAACTCTTTTTTTACTGAAAAAAATGCCATGAAAATAGGGAATATTAGGGAGCAAATAGAGGAATTAGATGATTTGAATTTTAGAGAAAAATGTATATTAATAACAAGTTTACTATATGCAACAGATAAGGTAGCTAATACTTGTGGACATTATGATGCTTATAGAAGATCACTTGATATGGATAAAGATGTAAAATTAATGTTTCCTTGTATAAAAAAAAATAATAAGAGCAATGAAATATATAACATGGATTCAAATGAGTTAGTAAAATCAATTAGTGCAGATTTAGTTTATATAGATCCTCCTTATAATTCTAGACAATATGGTGATACATACCACCTATTGGAAAATTTAGCTGATTGGAAAAAACCAGAAGTTGTGGGTATAGCTAAAAAAATGAAAGATAGGTCAAAAACTAAAAGTAAATATTGTACAGTTAAAGCAGTTTCTGCATTTGAAGAATTAATTAAAAAAATTGATTCTAAATATATATTAGTTTCATATAGTAATATGGCTCAAAAAGGCGTTGGAAGATCTAATGCTAAAATAAGTTATAATGAACTTTTAGAGATATTACAAACTAAAGGAGATGTTGAAATTTTTGCTTGTAATTATAAAGCGTATACCACTGGTAAAAGTGATATATCTGACCATAAAGAATTATTATATCTTTGTAATGTATACTAA
- a CDS encoding nucleotide pyrophosphohydrolase, whose product MKKETINKIIKFRDDRKWKQFHSPENLAKSISIEAAELLECFQWDDEYNKSDVLEELADVLIYSISMADTLGVDIDEIINNKIKLNAQKYPIDESK is encoded by the coding sequence ATGAAGAAAGAAACAATTAATAAAATCATTAAATTCAGAGATGATAGAAAGTGGAAACAATTTCATAGTCCTGAAAATTTAGCTAAATCAATATCTATTGAAGCTGCAGAATTATTAGAATGTTTTCAATGGGATGATGAATATAATAAATCTGATGTTCTTGAAGAATTAGCTGATGTACTTATTTATTCAATTTCAATGGCAGACACATTAGGTGTGGATATTGATGAGATCATCAATAATAAAATCAAGCTAAATGCTCAAAAATATCCTATTGATGAATCTAAATGA